Genomic window (Streptosporangium brasiliense):
GTCCACGTGGTCGGTGCCGAGACGGCGCAGCGAGTTGTCGACGGCGGAGTGGATGTGCTTGCGGGACAGGCCGCGGTCGTTGACACCCTTGCCCATCGGGAAGAAGACCTTGGTGGCCAGCACGTAGTCGTCCCGGTCGGAGAAGATCCTGCGGAGCAGGCGGCCGGTGACCTCCTCGCTGGAACCGGCCGAGTAGACGTCGGCGGTGTCGAAGAACGTCACCCCGGCGTCGGCCGCGCGGCGCACGATCGGCTCCGCCGTGGCCTCGTCGAGGACCCACTCGCTCCACTTGGCGGGGTCACCGTAGCTCATCATGCCGAGGCAGACCCTCGACACCTTCAATCCGGTGGAACCCAGACGCGTGTACTCCATGGTGAAACCTCCCGTTTCCACTATGGAGGCCCACCCTACGACCGGGCCCCCTGACGGAGATCACCGCCTCGGCCGGTGGGACGCCGCAGGGGAGGGAATCCGGGCTGTGCCGCTCGACGGAGAGCCGCCTCAGCAGTCGCGGCCTTCCCAGGGAAGTGATCTCTTCCTCGCCTGCGTAAAGGCTGATGTACGCCTCGCCTGCTGCGGCGTCGATCGAGAGGAGAACCGTTGTCGTGCCCCGGATGAGATGAAAGGGGTGGGGACCGACCGGCCAATGAAGATCGCCATGCTGGCGCTCGGGCTCCCCCTCGACAAGCCAGATGAGGTCGGCGAGTTCCGGAATCCCCGTAAGGCGAACGTACCCCGGATCGTGCTCGGCGGTGATCCACCGTGACCGTGCCCCTAGGCAGTCAGGTGCTCCTCTGACCTCTGCGCGGACGCACACCTGCCCCTGCCGGATCGTCCCGTCTGCCGCAGGCCCGCCCGAAGGGGAGCCGGCGGCCTTGGTCTGCTCGGCTTGTCCCGGGTCGATGACGGACGGGGCGATCAGGCTTCCACCTCAGTCACCTACGGACCTCCTGGCAGCACGGCGATCATCCCGGAGCCGGAGCACCTCCGGCCGAGGCGTTCCGGCTCGGAGAATCACCGGCCTCGGGCGCGTTGAGGTGGCGATTCAGACTTAGGAACGATTGTTCTTGACTGAATGTTCCTAAACCCCTTACGCTTCTGCCATGGGCCGACCGAGAGGGTTCGACGAGGTCGCCGTCGTTCAAGCCGCAGCCGAGCTCTTCGGCAGCCGGACTTACGACGGCATCTCCATCGATGAACTGGTAACTCACCTAGGAGTGCACCGCAACAGCCTGTACAAGACCTTTGGAAGTAAGCGGGGGCTGTATATGGCGGCTCTGCGGTGGTCGCTGGATCACAAGATCGCCCCGCTTGTCGATCACATCAGGGACGCGAGGGCTCTAACCGAGGTCTCGCCGGAGGTGCTGAACGCGCCCTCCGTGAGACCCGCACTTGATCTGCTCCTCTTGGCTGCGGTTGAACGCGCACCCGTAGACGCGGAGGTGGCGGATTTGCTCGCCCAAGTGTTCACCGGGTTCGATCAGGCAGCAGAAGCGGCGATCCGATCGAACTCCTCCCACGAGCCGCAAACGCATCTGGCTTTCGCAGTCACTGCGGCACTTCTCGGACTTCACCTACGCGCCCGATCGGGAGCGGCTGAAGCCAGCGTCAAGCAGGCAAGAACGGCTTTGGTGGATCAACTCACTCCCCAGGCCTGACGCCCCAACCTCAAGGAGTAGAACATGGCAAGGATCAGCATTAACGGTGACAGCCTCGTCGTGGACATCGAAGGACTCGACAAGCTGTGGGCACTCAAGAGCCAGTTGACCATCCCGTTGGAGAACGTCCGTGGCGTGACTGCAGACCCGGGAATCATCAACGACCCGAAAGGCATTCGGAGCCCCGGGACGCACCTCCCCGGAGTCATTACCGCCGGCACCTTCCGTGTGGATGGCGAGCGGGTGTTCTGGGACGTCAGAGATGCGACCAAGGCTGTGGTCATCGAATTGGTTGATGAGCGTTACGTGCGCCTGGTCGTGGAGGTTGCTGATCCTCGTGCCACAGTGACACTCATCGAGAAGGCCCTCGCTGTTCGCTGATCATTCGGGAGCGCGGCGTAGTTCACCCTGTGATGAAAGTCCTCGCCGGATCGGCTCTTGCGTGATGACCGTCAGAGCTTCGGCGAGTGGGTGAGGCGGTGTGCCCTGGAGTGAAGCGGAGTGGATGTGCTTGCGGGACAGGCCGCGGTCGTTGACATCCTTGCCCATCGGGAAGAAGACCTTGGTGGCCAGCACGTAGTCGTCCCGGTCGGAGAAGATCCTGCGGAGCAGGCGGCCGGTGATTCGAGTCACGGATTCATCCCGGCAACGCATCGCCACGGCTCGCGGATCGCCCGGAAACGATCATCGGGAGGGGCGGTCGGTCCTGTGGCTTCCGCCGAAAGCGTCCCTCACTCAAGGCTGCTCAGCCCTCGATACGCCTCGCGGAGCTCTGCGCCTTGGGGGACATCGCGCGCTTCGAGGGGTCCCGGTGGTAATCGCGGAAAATCCAACGGGTATACCCCTGACCTGCTCTGATGTGAGGGCGCCGCCGGGCTGGTGCGCCGGCCGCCGGGGCGCGCCCGCTCAGGCGGTGGGGGCGCCGAACCAGCGGGTGGCGGCGCGCCGGAACGCCTCGGGGTCGGGGCCGGGGCCCTCGGCCCAGGCCACAACGCCGTCGGGTCGGATCAGCAGGGCACCGAGTCCGAGGTCGTTGGCGACCGGGCCGGGGGCGTAGCGGATGCGGTCCTGCCAGTGGGCCGCGGTCTCCCGCAGGCTCTGCGCGGCGGTGAGGTCGAGGGCGACGCCCTGTCCTTCGCGCAGCAGGTCTCCGAGGTGGGTGCCGTCGCCGAAGCGGAAGTCCGGGGCGGTGAAGCCGACGGTCGGCTGGTTGTCGCCCAGGTCGTGGTGGTGGGCGAGCCCGGAGGTGGTGCGGAAGACGTGGGTGGTGCCGTCGATGGTGCGCAGCAGGTTGTGGACGAGCCGGCGCAGGGCTGGGGTGTTGGGGCCGGGGTTCATCGTGGCGACCTGGGCGCGCGACCAGTCGAGGACGGCGGCGCCGACGGGGTGGCGTTCGGCGGTGTAGGTGTCGAGCAGGTTCGCGGGGGCGGTGCCGTGGAGGGTGGCGGCGAGCTTCCAGCCGAGGTTCATGGCGTCGCCGATGCCGAGGTTGAGCCCTTGGCCGCCGAGCGGGGAGTGGATGTGGGCGGCGTCGCCGGCGAGCAGGACGCGGCCGTTGCGGTAGGTGCTGGTCTGCATGGCGCGGTCGGTGAAGCTGGAGGCGAGGTGGACCTCATTGATCGTCACGTCGGTGCCGGAGATGCGGCGCAGGACCGTCTGGAGGTGGTCGCGGGTCAGCGGCTGGGAGCGGTCGAAGGCGCCGCCGTCGAAGTCCATCATGCCCAGGTGCCCTTCGAAGGGCGTGCGCAGGTACATGCCGGTCGGCGTCGAGTTGAAGCCCGGGTGCAGCTTGTCCGGGTCCTCGAAGGCGACGCGGGCGACGTAGCCGGTGAACAGCGGCTCGGTGCCGACGAAGTCGAAGCCCGCCAGGCGGCGCACCGTGCTGCGTCCGCCGTCGCATCCCACGAGCCGGCGCGCCCGGTACTCGCGCCCGCCGGCCCGGGCCAGGACGCCGTCGCCGTCCTGGTCGACGGCTTCGAGCGGGGCGTCGCGCACGATCCGCGCGCCGAGCGCGACCGCCCGCTCCTCCAGGACGCCGGTGACCGCTTCGAGGCTGGTCATGATCCTTCCATCGCCGGGCCGGGCAGCCGGGGCGGGAGGGCGCCGGTATCGATGTCGGCGGCGTCCAGGCGCAGGCCCGCGAAGTGGCTCACGTCGCGCGGGGCGGGCGCCTCGTGCGCGTCGGGGTGCGCGCCGACCTGCTGCGCGTCGGCGCGTGAGGCGTCCAGGAGGGCGGTGAGCATCCCGCGGCGGTAGAACGCCTCGACGGACCCGGCGTTCAGGCCCCGCATCCCCAGCGGGAGCGCCCAGAACGGCGAGGCCGCCTGCGGGTTCTTCTCCAGTACCAGGACCGAGCAGTCGGCCAGGGCGAGTTCGCCGGCGAGGAACAGGCCCACCGGCCCGGCTCCCACGATCACCACGTCGTGCATGTCGGTTCTCCTCCAGTCGCGAGTCCCCGGGCCGGCCGGGGCTCGTCGGGTGGGGGCCGTGCTCCGTGAAGCTCGAAGCCATACTCTTGGAGCATTGCTCCAATGTTGGAACCGTACTCCATGTTGGAGCAGCGCACCAAACCTGGTGGGATGAGGGCATGACCACACCGGCACCCCGGTCACGAAGGCGCAGGCAGGTGCTCTCGCGCGAGCGCGTCATCGAGGCGGCGTCGGGCTGCTGGACAACCGCGGCTACGTCGCCCTGCTCAAGCTCTACCTGGCTCGCGCCGGCTACACCGCCGGGCCACTGTTCCGCGCCTCCATCAACGGCGCCGCCGGGCCGCTGTCCTATGACGCCGCCCACCACCGCCGGCAGACCTGCTGCGCCGCCGCACGCATCGAGATCGACATCCGTCGACTGCGCCACGCCCACGCCACCGAGCTCATCAACGCCGGCGTGTCCATCGAGGCCGTGCGCCGACGCCTCGGCCACGCCTCCACCGAGACCACCCAGCTGTACGCGTTGCTCGACGACAAGGTTGCCGACGCCGAGATCCGCGCCGCACGCCGACGTCGGGGCCGGACAACGGGTTAAGAAAGCTTCGCGGCCAGGAACAGCCGCAGCTCACCGCAGTTATGATCCTTCTCAGTGCCAACGGCTGTCCGCCGGTTCCTCGACCCCGGGGACCTGCCCCCCTCGTGCTCTTGTTGTCTGCCCTTGTCGGCAATATGACGCTCACGCCTCGACCAGGCCGTCGTCACCCCGCTGCTCACTCCTGAGGCCGCTCGCTGGTTCAACCGCCGGCGGGGCCGGCCACGCCCTTCATCGCTCGCAACTCGCCGAGCAGATCGCGGATGATCGCCGATCCGGCCAGCTCCGGCGTGGTCACATACCCCACGTGGCGCTGCGGCGCACCGTCGCCGAGCTCGGCCGTCGCGACCTTGGCGGGCGCACCCACCGTGGACAGCCTGGGCACGATCGCCGCACCGAGTCCGTGCCCCACCATCGACATCACCACCCCGTCGTCCTCGACGGTGATGTCGCCGGGTGGAATCCACTCCTGCCGCGCCAGCCAGCGCCGGGTCTCACCCGCGCAGTTCTCATGCCAATCGATCATGGGCAGCGACCGCGGATCCGGATGCCCTTCCGGATAAGCCAGCAGGTACGGCTCCGCGTACAGTTCCTTCGTCACCAGCCCGTCCACGTACACCGGCAGCGAGACCACCCCCACATCGGCGCGCCCGTCCGCCACCTCCCCCGCGACCCCCCGCCCCAGATCAGGCACGATTCGCACGGTCACCGTCACCGTCGGATACCGCTGCCCGAACCGCACCAGCACCCTGGGCAGCAGGTGGAAGGCCGCACTGCGAAAGGCCGCCACCCGGATCGTCCCCGTGGCCTCGCCCCGCGCGGCAGTATGAGTGTCGACCTTCATGACCTCGATCAGCCGCAAGATGCGCCGTGCGTGCCCGACCGCAGCATTACCGGCCGGCGTGGCCCGGGCGCCGCCCCGCCCTCGCTGGAAGAGCACCGCGCCCATCTTCTTCTCCGCCGCGCGCAGGGCATGCGAGACCGCCGACTGCGTCAGTCCCAGCCGGACCCCCGCCGCCGAGACGCTGCCTTCGCCGTCCACCGCCACCAGCACGCGCAGCTCGGCCACACTCAGGTCATCCACGAGGGCGACAACGTATGAAAAATCCTCATACATTCCGTCTCATCCACAAATCCCACCCGCTACCTGCGCAACCGTGTGGCTCCTAGCGTCTACGGCATGAGAGCAATGGTTGCAGAACGCCTTGGCGGACCCGATGTCCTGACCCCCGCCTACCTTCCCGACCCGGCGCCGGGCCCCGGCCAGACCCTCCTCGACGTCGAGGCCGCCGGACTCAACTTCGCCGACGCCGAACGCCTGCGCGGCGCCTACTTGCCGCCACAACTGCCGTTCATCCCCGGCGGCGAGGTCGTCGGCCGTGCCCCGGACGGTCGCCGCATGCTCGCCTTCGCCAGCAGTGCCTTCGCCACCAAGGTGCTGGTGAAGGATCCGGTCGAGATCCCCGAAGACCTCCCCGCGGGCGCCGCGCTCGCCCTCCTGGTCCAGGGCTTGACCGCCTGGCACCTTCTGCGTACGGCTGCGCGGATCCTCCCCGGCGAAACCGTTGTCGTCAACGCCGCAGCCGGAGGCGTCGGCCACCTGGCGATCCAGCTGGCCAAGGAGTTCGGCGCCGGACGGGTCATCGGCACCGCCTCCACCCCCGACAAACGTGCCCTGGTCCTCCGGCTCGGCGCCGACGCCGCTATCCCCGGCGAGGCCGACGGCTACGCCGAGCGCATCCGCGAAGCCAACGGCGGCGCCCTCGCCGACGTGATCCTCGACGCCGTCGGCGGCCCCGTCTTCGAGGCAGCCCCTCATGCGCTGGCCCCCTTCGGCCGCCTGATCACCTACGGCACTTCCGGCGGGATCGACCCCACCCCCGTCGACCCCGGGATCCTCAGCGAGCGCAACATCACCGTCGGCGGCTACTGGCTGGGCGCCCACCTGCGCCTCCCCGACAGCCGTGCCGCCGCGCCGCTCCACGACCTGCTCGCCCTGACCGCCTCGGGACGCGTCCACCCCTTGGTGGGCGCCGAGTACCCTCTCGACCAGGCCGCAACCGCCCTCACCGCCCTGACCGCCCGCCGCACCACCGGCAAGGTCATCCTCCGCATGGCGTGAAGCCCTTCTGTGGCGGAAGCCCGCTGTCCGCCTGCCTCCGGGACGGCGAAGGGCACCCCGCTCACCTGTCTCCCGGGAGGTGTGCAGGTGAGCACCCTGCGCCCCCGCTCTCCGGCAGTTGCCCCGACGCGTGCGGCCGTCCGGACGGACAGTGATCCATCCGTCTGGCCATTGATCTGCGGCCCGGTGGGCGCGCGTTCTTCCGTTGGGACGACCTGGACGAGGAATCCGTCGCCACGATCGTGGTGGTCGACCCACCGCACCGTTCCGTGTTCAGGTGGGCAATCGAGGGCCTGCCGGAGGATGACGCACCCCAGACGCTTGTGGACTTCACCCTGGAGCCGGTGTCGGGCGGTACCCGGCTGCGCCTGGTGGAGAGCGGGTCCGCCCAGGCCGCCGCCGATGTGGCCCACGCTGCCCACAAGGCCAACAGTCAGGGATGGGACGCCGAGCTCGTCGACCTGGAGACCTACCTCGATGCGGCCGCCTGATGCAGAAGTGCGGGCCGTCGCGGTGTTCGCGGCGCTCGCCGATCCGACGCGGGGGGCGCTGCTGGAGGAGGTCGGCTGCGCCGGGCCCGCAACCGTCACGGATCTGGCGCGACGGTTGCCGATCAGCCGCCATCCGCACCGCCCAGGTGTGGCTGGCCAGGTTCGCCAACAGGTGGGATGACGGGCTGACCGCGCTGGAACTCGCACTGGACGCCACCGGCACGAAGGAGTCGAGCAACAATGAACAAGCCTGAATTCACCGCCGGCCTGAACATCGCCATGAAGATCCCCAAGGCGCAGTACGAGGCCACCATGGCCTTCTACCGCGACACTCTGGGCTTCGACGTCAAGGAAGACGACGTCTCCTACGCTCCGACCGTCTCGAGAACTCATTCGGTGCGGTTCGGCCCCAATACGCTGTGGCTCGACTGTGTCGGCAACTACAGCCGGTCCGACCTGTGGCTGCAGCTGCACACCGATGACCTGGACGCGGCGGCGGCCAAACCGGCCGACAGCGGTATCCACCCGTGTGACGAGGTCGAGCCCCTGGAGAGTCTCGATTCCAGGACCCACTGGATCAAGAACCCGGCCGGTGTCGTGCATCTGCTCGCGGAGTCCGGCTGATCCCGATGTCGCGATGAGGCGTCCCAGCGAGGTGAGCAGCCCCCCTTGGCGGTAGCGCGGCGCCGAACGCCCGGTTTCACGGGTCGCTCAAGCTTCGATGACACAAGCCCAAGGTTTCCTGTCGCAGCACAGTGGACGGCCTTCACGCCGCGACGGCGCAGGTCGTTGACAGTGGTCAGGACGTGAGCGGCCGAGCGGCCCCATCGGTCGGACTTCCAGTTACCGGCTGACCAGAGCCAACACCGCCGCGTTCACCTGGTGACAGCTCCGTTTACGACAGGCCGTTCCCGGGCCGAGGGCCGTACGGTCCCCGTCGGCTCAGTTACCGACGGCTCGTTGCAGGACGGCTTGGATGTGATCGGGCTCGGTGGGGGCGTTGTCGAGGAGGATCGCGGTGCACAGTCCGTCGGAGGCCGCGACGAGGGCGGCGATGGCCGCAGGGTCGTCGGTCAGCGTAGTGGCGAGTTCGGCGATGTTCTCCCGCCAGCGTCGTGCCACGGGTCGCAGTGCGGGGCGGCGGGCGGCCAGGGTTGCCAGCTCGCGTTCGGCCAGGGCGCGTTCACGTCCGGAGCCGGCGGACTCGGCGATGAGGTGGGCCAGGCCGCTGAGCTTGTCGCCGGGGTTGTCGATGATGTCGCGGATGCGGGCGGTGTAGGCGTCGGCGACAGTCGTGAGGGCGGCGACGAGCAGGTCGTCGAGGGTCGCGAAGTAGTAGGTGCTCAGGGACGTCGTGGTGCCGGCCTGCTTGGCGACCGTGCGATGGGTGACGCCGGCCGCGCCGTCGCGAGTGACCACGGCGAGGGTGGCCTCGATGATCTCCGCGCGTCGTTTCTCGCCACGCGCGCGGCGTCCGTCGACGTGCTCGCTGTCGTCGGCGGTGTCGTCCTTGCTGCTCCTCGGCACGACCCTCAGGATAGTCGGACCATCGTTCAAACGTCGGTGTCGCGGTTCTGCGCCTCCCCGAGTGCGGGCACGTGACGCAGCATCCCGAGGCACAGCGCCGTGGCAGCGGCGACGGCGACCCCCGCGACCAGGGAAGCGATGTTGAGTCCGCTGGTGAAGGCCTGCTGGGCCGCCTTGACGGTCCCGGGCGGAAGGCTCTCGGTGATCGCCGCGGTCGCGTTCAGGCTGTCGGTGAGGGGGCCGGAGATCTCCGACGTCAGATCTTCGGGCACCGTCATCTGAGTGCGGTAGACGGCGGTGGTGAGACTGCCGAGCAGGGCGACGCCGACGGCGATGCCGAGTTCCTGGACCGTCTCGGAGAGCGACGCCGCCGACCCGGATCGCGCTGCCGGCACCGCCCCCACCACCATGTCGGTGCCCAGGGCGGCGAGGGCGCCCAGCCCGAGATAGACGAACGCGAAGCCGACTGCCACAGGGACCTCGTCGTCGAGTCCCGCGGTGGCGAGCAGCGCGTAGCCGGCGAGGGACGCCCCGAGGGCGGCGCCCATGACCGAGCCGGGGCGGAAGCGCCGGGCGACCAGGGGAGCACCGATGGCGGCGGCGAACATCGCCAGCGCCGGTGGTCCCATCCAGAGCCCCGCGTCGAAGGGCGTGAGCCCTTCGACGAGCTGGAGGTACTGCGTGACCAGGTACATCGAGCCCCCGACTCCGACCAGGCCGATGAGCAGCACACTCAAGGCCACGGTGAAGGCCCGGTTGCCGAACAGTGTCACGTCCAGCAGCGGGTCGGGGAGGCGGCGTTGGCGGCGTACGAACACGATTGCGGCCAGAACGCCCGCCACGGCGCAGACGAGGGTCGGGCCGCCGGGACCGTCGGAGGCGATGCGCTTGATGGCGTAGATGACCGGAAGGATCGCTGCCAGGGACAGGCCCACGCTGATCAGGTCCAGCCGGCCGGTGGACGGGGCCGCGTACTCGGGGAGCAGGGCGCGTGCCCCGGCCAGGACGACGAGGGCGACGGGCACCGCCGTCAGGAACGGCGCTCCCCACCAGAAGGAGTCCACCAGCGATCCGCCCACGATCGGCCCGGCGGCCATCCCGAGCGCGAACATCGTGGCCCAGACCCCGATCGCGACCGCGCGCTGACGCGCGTCGGGGAACATGTTCGAGATCAGCGACAGCGTGGAGGGCATGAGCGTCGCCCCGGCCACCCCCAGCAGGGCTCGCGCGAGGATCAACAGCTCGGCCGTGGGGGCGAACGCGGCGAACACCGAGGCCGCCGCGAAGGCGATCATCCCGGTCTTCAGCAACCGGCGCCGCCCGATCCGGTCACCCAGCGTGCCCATGGTGACGAGGAACCCGGCGACGAGGAACCCGTAGGCGTCCATGATCCATAGCAGTTGGGTGGCTGACGGGGACAGATCGGCCGCCATGCTCGGCGCCACCAGGTACAGGACGGTCACGTCCAGTCCCAGCAGCACCGTCGGCAGGG
Coding sequences:
- a CDS encoding FAD-dependent monooxygenase, coding for MTSLEAVTGVLEERAVALGARIVRDAPLEAVDQDGDGVLARAGGREYRARRLVGCDGGRSTVRRLAGFDFVGTEPLFTGYVARVAFEDPDKLHPGFNSTPTGMYLRTPFEGHLGMMDFDGGAFDRSQPLTRDHLQTVLRRISGTDVTINEVHLASSFTDRAMQTSTYRNGRVLLAGDAAHIHSPLGGQGLNLGIGDAMNLGWKLAATLHGTAPANLLDTYTAERHPVGAAVLDWSRAQVATMNPGPNTPALRRLVHNLLRTIDGTTHVFRTTSGLAHHHDLGDNQPTVGFTAPDFRFGDGTHLGDLLREGQGVALDLTAAQSLRETAAHWQDRIRYAPGPVANDLGLGALLIRPDGVVAWAEGPGPDPEAFRRAATRWFGAPTA
- a CDS encoding SRPBCC domain-containing protein, yielding MRPGGRAFFRWDDLDEESVATIVVVDPPHRSVFRWAIEGLPEDDAPQTLVDFTLEPVSGGTRLRLVESGSAQAAADVAHAAHKANSQGWDAELVDLETYLDAAA
- a CDS encoding LysR family transcriptional regulator, whose amino-acid sequence is MYEDFSYVVALVDDLSVAELRVLVAVDGEGSVSAAGVRLGLTQSAVSHALRAAEKKMGAVLFQRGRGGARATPAGNAAVGHARRILRLIEVMKVDTHTAARGEATGTIRVAAFRSAAFHLLPRVLVRFGQRYPTVTVTVRIVPDLGRGVAGEVADGRADVGVVSLPVYVDGLVTKELYAEPYLLAYPEGHPDPRSLPMIDWHENCAGETRRWLARQEWIPPGDITVEDDGVVMSMVGHGLGAAIVPRLSTVGAPAKVATAELGDGAPQRHVGYVTTPELAGSAIIRDLLGELRAMKGVAGPAGG
- a CDS encoding VOC family protein produces the protein MNKPEFTAGLNIAMKIPKAQYEATMAFYRDTLGFDVKEDDVSYAPTVSRTHSVRFGPNTLWLDCVGNYSRSDLWLQLHTDDLDAAAAKPADSGIHPCDEVEPLESLDSRTHWIKNPAGVVHLLAESG
- a CDS encoding FAD-dependent oxidoreductase, which produces MHDVVIVGAGPVGLFLAGELALADCSVLVLEKNPQAASPFWALPLGMRGLNAGSVEAFYRRGMLTALLDASRADAQQVGAHPDAHEAPAPRDVSHFAGLRLDAADIDTGALPPRLPGPAMEGS
- a CDS encoding TetR/AcrR family transcriptional regulator gives rise to the protein MGRPRGFDEVAVVQAAAELFGSRTYDGISIDELVTHLGVHRNSLYKTFGSKRGLYMAALRWSLDHKIAPLVDHIRDARALTEVSPEVLNAPSVRPALDLLLLAAVERAPVDAEVADLLAQVFTGFDQAAEAAIRSNSSHEPQTHLAFAVTAALLGLHLRARSGAAEASVKQARTALVDQLTPQA
- a CDS encoding site-specific integrase, which produces MSYDAAHHRRQTCCAAARIEIDIRRLRHAHATELINAGVSIEAVRRRLGHASTETTQLYALLDDKVADAEIRAARRRRGRTTG
- a CDS encoding TetR/AcrR family transcriptional regulator — its product is MPRSSKDDTADDSEHVDGRRARGEKRRAEIIEATLAVVTRDGAAGVTHRTVAKQAGTTTSLSTYYFATLDDLLVAALTTVADAYTARIRDIIDNPGDKLSGLAHLIAESAGSGRERALAERELATLAARRPALRPVARRWRENIAELATTLTDDPAAIAALVAASDGLCTAILLDNAPTEPDHIQAVLQRAVGN
- a CDS encoding MFS transporter, translated to MMTQQQFTRAGTRQWAGLGLLALPTVLLGLDVTVLYLVAPSMAADLSPSATQLLWIMDAYGFLVAGFLVTMGTLGDRIGRRRLLKTGMIAFAAASVFAAFAPTAELLILARALLGVAGATLMPSTLSLISNMFPDARQRAVAIGVWATMFALGMAAGPIVGGSLVDSFWWGAPFLTAVPVALVVLAGARALLPEYAAPSTGRLDLISVGLSLAAILPVIYAIKRIASDGPGGPTLVCAVAGVLAAIVFVRRQRRLPDPLLDVTLFGNRAFTVALSVLLIGLVGVGGSMYLVTQYLQLVEGLTPFDAGLWMGPPALAMFAAAIGAPLVARRFRPGSVMGAALGASLAGYALLATAGLDDEVPVAVGFAFVYLGLGALAALGTDMVVGAVPAARSGSAASLSETVQELGIAVGVALLGSLTTAVYRTQMTVPEDLTSEISGPLTDSLNATAAITESLPPGTVKAAQQAFTSGLNIASLVAGVAVAAATALCLGMLRHVPALGEAQNRDTDV
- a CDS encoding quinone oxidoreductase family protein, which produces MRAMVAERLGGPDVLTPAYLPDPAPGPGQTLLDVEAAGLNFADAERLRGAYLPPQLPFIPGGEVVGRAPDGRRMLAFASSAFATKVLVKDPVEIPEDLPAGAALALLVQGLTAWHLLRTAARILPGETVVVNAAAGGVGHLAIQLAKEFGAGRVIGTASTPDKRALVLRLGADAAIPGEADGYAERIREANGGALADVILDAVGGPVFEAAPHALAPFGRLITYGTSGGIDPTPVDPGILSERNITVGGYWLGAHLRLPDSRAAAPLHDLLALTASGRVHPLVGAEYPLDQAATALTALTARRTTGKVILRMA